In Halomicrobium zhouii, the sequence CATGGGACTCGTATCAAGGGCGGCTATAGTTATCTGGTCGACGGACCGACCCAGAGCGGCGATCAGAACCGACGCCTAGACGTCTATCGGGGAACGCACTATCCCGGGTACAGTGATGGCGTGGTCTCGGACCCAGATATCGCAAAGCGTCTTCGTAGCAATGGAGTAGTCGTTGCGAAGAATATTGGTGATGCGAACGGCCAGCATCCCGGCGAAATCGGCGTTCATAACGCATATACTAACGATACGCCGGAATTCTACGTCTGGGATGACAGCGGGGAGAACTGGGTCAGTTACGACGGCACAACGACGAGGTGAATCCATGGACACCGGGTTCCGAGGGTCAATTGGACGTCCGCGCGAGAACTGACATCATCCGGGGCCCAATCAACCATCTACTTGTCGACTACGCACCCGAAACGGGTGGCGAGTCGATAGGGCACTTCTCTCGTGGTGTCTTGACCAGATCGGCCGAAATCATCTCGGCGAACTGAACGTTGGCGACCACGAAAGACCGCCCGAACTGCGCGTCTAGAACGAGAGCAGGCGGAGGGGAGATCATTCCAACTCCAGTCAGTCGCCTCTGATCGGGTCGGCCTGCAGCACGTCCCGTTCGAGCCGTTCGGCCTGTTCGAGCCGTAGCTGGCGTGCCGCCTCCGGCGAGATGGTCCGGCCGCTATCGATCGCTGGCGACACCGGTTCGTACGCGTCGACGTCGAAGCCCATCCGTTCGAGGTACGCCTGGAGGTCGGGGTCGGCCAGGCCGTCCCTGATCGCGGCGTTGACGTACCCGATGACGGCGTCGAACTCCGGGAGGACGATGTCTTCTCCGTCCACGCGACCGCCGTCGCCCTGGATGCGGACCTCGGCGTCGCGCATGCGCTCGACGACGCCGGCCAGGTCGTCGGCCAGTCGGACGACCTGGCCGGGGAGCGCCGTATCCGGCGAGCGCCACTCGACGGTGCCGAACTCTTCGCGGAGCTGGACCGGCGTCCAGACGGCGCTCTCGGGATCGAAACTCGACGCGATGGCTCGTCTGTCGACGCCGGCGTCGGTCGCGGCGGTCAGGAACTCCTCGTAACGGCGTTCCAGCCGGCGGGTCCACTCGTCGGTGTCGTCCGCGTAAGTCCAGAGCCGGCCCTGGTGGGGGACGTCGTCGTAGGCCATCCAGCGGTAGAGTTTCGACCGCGCGCCGGCCGCAAGGCGACGGCCCTGGAAGTACGGTGATGAGTTGACCAGCGCCAGCGCGGGGTCCAGCGCGATGAACGCGTTCAACTGGTCGATGGCGCGGCCGGGCTGTTGCTCGACGTGGATATGCGTGCCCGCGCAGTGGCGGACGTACTCGAAGTCCTCGCCGACGACCGCGTTCTGGATGTGCGTGCGCTCGCTCTCCCGCTCGGGTATCTCGTCCTGATACACGGGCGTCGCCAGCGGAACGAGACCCCGGTCGAGTTCGTCGGCGCGCCGGAGAACTGCACCGACGCGCTCGAACAGTTCCGCGCGCAGTTCCGCCGTCGTCTCGCAGGGTGTCGTCTTGATCTCGATCAGTGGTTCGACGAACTCCTCCTCGGCGCCCGCCGACGCGTCCAGGAGTTCGCCCGGTTCGACGAGTCGCCCCTCGTCGTCTATCACCCAGTACTCGACCTCGATGCTCCGCCGTATCGGTTCTGATTGATGTGATGACACGGTGACCTCGCCACAGCCGCGGTCAGTTGGTCCACACGCAACGACTCTAGCGTCCGGAGAGGGGGAACCTATATGCCATACGTTACCGTGCAACACGGCAATACAAGAATTTTTCCCGAGCGGAAATATTTCCTCGCTACCGGCGTACCGGCGGTCGACCTAACTGTTAGCGGATCGAACACTCGAGTATGTTCCGCGATCGCACCGACGCCGGCGACCGACTGGCCGATGCGCTTCGCGAGCGTGGCGTCGAAGCCGACGTCGTCCTCGCCATCCCACGCGGTGGACTCCCCCTCGGTCGCGCCGTCGCAGATCGGCTGGACGCTCCGCTCGACGTCGTCGTGGCAAAGAAGATCGGCGCCCCGCACAACCCGGAACTGGCTATCGGCGCTGTCGCCGAGAACGGGGCGCTGTGGCTGAATCAGTCGCTAATCGACGACGTCGGCGTCCGCGAGGACTACGTCGATGACGAGCGAGTCGCAGTCAGCGAGGCCGCGAGCGAGAAGGCCCGACGGTATCGGCAGGGACCGCCACCGGATCTATCCGGCAAGCGCGTCGTCGTCGTCGACGACGGCGTCGCGACGGGAGCGACGATGCGGGCCTGCCTCAAGCACGTTCGCGACGAAGGACCGGCGAGCGTCGTGGTCGCGGTGCCGGTCGGGCCACGGGACAGTATCGAGGAACTGCGGGCGTTCGCGGACGAGGTGGTGGTCCTCGAGATCCCGGCGGCCTTCCGCGCGGTGGGCGCCTACTTCAGGAACTTCGACCAGGTGAGCGACGCCGAGGCGCAGTCGTACCTACACTAGCTCCTCGAGGGCAGTCCGGACCGCCGCCGCGGCCGCCTCGACCTCCGAGAGGTGGACGTACTCCCGTTCGCTGTGGGCGATTGCACCCTCGTCGTCGGCGAGATCGCCGGGGCCGAACACGACGGTTGGCGCGTGCTCGGCGAAGAAGGAAGCCTCCGTGGCGGCGCCGAACGGGCGAACGTCGCCGCCGCTGGCGTCGACGAGTTGCCGGACCAGCAGGTCGTCGCGGTCGGTGGCGAACGCACCGAGGAAGGGTGACTCTCTGGGAGTGAGTTCGACGCGGAGGTCCATCCCGGTCGGCATCCACTGGTACAGGTGCTCCTCCAGGTCGGCCCGGAACTCCTCGGCGCTCTCGGGCGGGACCGGCCGTCGGTCGAAGGTGATTTCGCAGGTTTCGGGGACCTGGTTCGACGTCTCCCCGCCCTCGACGACCGTCGGCGTGAGCGTGGGTTGACCGAGTGACTCGTGGTTACCCGGGCCGCGTTCTTCGTCGAACGTCTCCATGGCCTGCAGGACGGGGGCGGCGGCGCGAATCGCGTTCGCACCGCTCTCGGGGGTCGCCGCGTGGGCGGCCGTGCCGGTGATAGTGATCGTTCCCTCGTACTGCCCGCGCGCGGCTGTACAGACGTCGAGGCCCGTCGGCTCTCCGACGACGAAGCCGTCGACCGACAGGTCTCCGTCGGCCATCCGCTTTGCCAGGTGGGCTGCACCCGACTGGACCGTCTCCTCGTCGGGCGTGATGGCGATGGTCAGTTTCCCGTCGGTGGGCTCGACGGCGAGGAAGCCGGACAGCAATGCGGCGAGTGGCCCCTTCGCGTCGCAGGCGCCTCGACCCCTGACCACGTCGCCGTCGCGACCGTAGGGGACGTGCGGCGGCACGGTGTCGATGTGGGTGTTGAGGACGAGGTGGCGGCCGCCCGTGCTGTCATCATCACCGTCTGCGGTGCTGTCGTCGGCACCGCCACGAGTTGCGAGGACGTTCCCCGCCTCGTCGACCGTCGGCTCGTGGCCGGCGGCTTCGAGCGTCTCGACCAGGAGATCCCGCATCTCCCCGACGTCCTCGTGGGACGCCGTCTCGACGGCCTTCCGGTGGAAGGTCTCGACGTCGAAGCTCATCGGTCGGACTCCGCGCTGGCCGACCCGATTTCCGCTTCGTCTTCCACTCTGGTCACGTCGGCCATCGTCTCCCGGCGACGGACCACGCGCACGTCGTCCCCGTCGATGGCGACCTCGGCGGGCCGGGGCTGGGAGTGGAACTGGTTGGCGAGTTCGTACCCGTACGCGCCGCAGTTCCCGATGGCGAGGACGTCCTCGCGCTCAGGGCGGGCGACCGGCCGGTCAGTGGCGAAGACGTCCGCACTCGTGCAGCATGGCCCGCCGATAGCGACGGGGTAGTCCTCGCGCTCGGGCGCCGTGATATTTCTGATGGGGTGGTAGGAGTCGAACATCGCCGGGCGGATCATCGTCGCGAGCGAGGCGTCGACGCCGACGACGGTGGCGGCGGGCGTCTCCTTGACGGTGTTGACGGTCGTGAGGATCAACTCGGCGTCGGCGACGACGTAGCGGCCGGGCTCCAGTTTGATCTGTGCGTCCAGGTCGCCGACGGCCTCGCGGACCTTCTCGCCGACGACGTCCATGTCGAGGGGCTCCTCGTCCTCGCGGTATGGGACGCCGAAGCCGCCGCCGAAGTCGACGAACTCCAGGCCCTCGCCCGCCCCGGCGACTTCGCGGCCCATCTCCGCGACCTTCGCGATGGCGCGGCAGTGGTCGTCCAGGTCGTCGTGGAGGACGCCGCTGCCGGCGTGGGCGTGGATGCCCACTAGGTCGAAGCGCTCGCGGACGTCGTCTGCGACTTCCGGTACCTCGTCGTACGGAATCCCGAACTTGGCGTCCTTGCCAGTGGCGACCTTCTCGTGGTGGCCGGTACCGATGCCGGGGTTGATCCGGATGGCCACGCGACCGTCGTAGCCCCGCGATTCGAGGCGGTCGAAGGTGTCCCGCGCGCCCGCGGTGATGGTGAACCCCGGGTGGTCCGACGCAAGGTCGACGGCGTAGTCGAGGTCGCGGTCCGGCGGGTTGACCGCGGTGTACTGGAGCGTGTCCGGGTCGGCGCCGGCCTGGATGGCCCGCTGGAGTTCGCCCGCGGCAGCGCACTCGATGTCCGCCCCCGCTTCGAGCAGGGCAGAGAGAACTGCCTGGCCGGTGTGGGCCTTCGCGGCGTACATCACGTGGGCGTCGAGGAACGCGGCGGAGAACCGGCGGTAGTTCTCCTGGACGCGCGACGGATCGAGGACGTACAGCGGCGTGTCGTACTCCGCGGCGATGTCGAGTAACTGGTCGTGGTCCCAGTCCGCGAGTCGGCGGATCGGCGGCGAGGCGTCGGTCATTGGCGAACACACGGCAGCGCCCGCTAACAAGGGTTCCGTTTCTACGAGTTCGGGTGGGAGTAGTGGCGACTTTTCACACCAGTAGCTGGGATCTTTGCAGCTACGGCAAGGACATTGTTACTGCAAACACCTCGAAAGCCCCGACGCGCTCCGGTCCCGCGGACGCACTGCGCTCCTCGGCTTCGCCTGCGGTGCTTGCGCGTCCGGGGTTCCCGGACCGCGTCGCCCCTTTCAGTCCACCCGTCTCTCCCGACCAATCAGCCGACCCGGGTGGGAATGAAAGGGGCCGTGCTCTGCGGGAACCCCGGCGTTCGCAAGAGCGAAGCTCTTGCGCAGCCCATCAGAAATCTTCGATTTCTGAGGACGACGTAAGGACCGCAGCGAACGCAGTGAGCGAGGACCACAGCGAGCCGCGGGACCGCAGAGCACGGGGGCTTTCGAGATGCTCGCGGTAACTCACCCGACGGTAGTGCGCACTCGGGAAACATCGTCGGTCGCACTCTGGACGAATTCCAGAAAGGCCTCCGAATCCACGTCACACCGGACGGCGGGCTTGAATCCGCCGAGGTGGCAGCCATCGGCGCCACTCCGGCAGGGGCTCAGTTCCGATTCGACGCCGTCGTCCATGTAGTAGTTCGGGCCGCGACGGCTGTCGCTGAGTCGAATCGCCCTTTCGAGCAGCCCACCCGGTTCTTCCCCGGGGACGATAACCACCGGATCCATTCGGTCAGTAAACTCCGGGTCGTGGTAGTACAGGTCGCCGTGGGCGGCGAAGCGCTTGGCGTGGGCGTTCTCCGGATGATTCTCCAGCACGGCGCGCTTGGCGTCGAGGTCGTCGTCTGGTTCCAGAACCACGGGCCGCTCCGCGACGGTGAAGTAGCCGAACAGGTAGCGGTGTTTGTACTCGCTTTCGGGCCCCGGAAAACCGGCGTAGAACGCGACGACGTCGCCCGGGTCGAGGTCGCGGAGCGCGGCGACGTAGGCCGGCCGGTGTTCGCCGTAGGTCAGTGCGTCGAGGTTCGGGTCGCGGTGGACGGGTTGACTCGCGATGGCGTCCGGATCGGTCACCCAGTCGCCGTCGCTCCCCGGTCGGACGCCGTCGAGAATCGCGGCGAGCGGACCGTCGCTGAATCGACTGTCGAGCGACCCGTAGGTCGCCGCCTCCGTGGTCGGGCCTTTCTCCGGAATCGGGACGTACTCGAATCGCCCGTCACTGTCGACTTTCGGGACTGGCCGGACGTTGCCGGTGTCGGCGCCGACGCCGCAGAGAACGACGGTCAATTGCGGGAGACTACTCCCGGAGCGCGTCCTCGCGCTCGGTCGCTTCCAGCGTCTGTTCCTCGACGTCCGTCGCGACCACGGCGGGCTTGTAGGCGCCGCCGTCGAACAGGTCGTGGTCCGAGACGCTGGACTCGACGAAGCGGGTGAACGCGCGGCGCTCCGGCGGCAGTTCGCCGTAGATCACTTCCTCTTCGACGAGGTCGTAGATGGGGATGCGGGGCGTGAGGAGGGTGTTCTCGCCGACGACGGAGTTCTCGCCGACGACGAAGCCCGAAGTGACCCGGCAGCCCGCGCCGAGCGAGACGCCGTCCTCGACGATGACCGGGGCGTCCTCGACCGGTTCGAGGACGCCGCCGATGAGCGTGTTGGCGCCGAGTTTGACGTCGTCGCCGATCTGGGCGCAGGAACCCACGGTGTCGCAGGAGTCGACGAGTGTGCCATCGCCGACGTAGGCGCCGATGTTGACGAAGGCGGGGGACATGAGGATGGCGTCACTACCCACGTAGGCGCCCCGGCGGATGACGGTCCCGTCCGGCGTGTTTCGCGTCCCGCGCTCGTTCAGGTCCGCCGTCTCGCGGAGCGGGAGGACGTCGTGGTAGGTGACGTCGCCGTAGGTCCGGGCCTCGGTCTCGCGCAGGCCGAAGTTGAGCAGGATACCCTGCTTGACCCACTCGTTGGCCTCCCAGCCGTCGCTTCCCTTCTCCGCGGCGCGGACCTCGCCCGCTTCGAGGGCTTCGAGGAACTCGTCGAGGACCGCGAGGTGGTCGTCGGTCGCGTCGGCGGCGGTCAGGCCGTCCTGTTTGCGCTGCCAGAGGTCGCTGACGTCTGCTTCGAGGCTCATGTGTCGTCGATGACTTCCCCGAATGAATACCATTCCGGATCCTTCCCGGCGAGCCAGGTGGCGGCGTCGAGCGCACCGGCGGCGAACACCCCTCTATCCTCCGCCCGGTGGGACAGCGAGACCACCTCGTCGTTGCCTGCCAGGACGAGTTCGTGTTCGCCGCGGATATCCCCCGCACGCCGCGCGAACACGCCGATCTCGTCCTCCTGACGGGGGGCGTGACCCTCGC encodes:
- a CDS encoding Nmad3 family putative nucleotide modification protein, which translates into the protein MTVVLCGVGADTGNVRPVPKVDSDGRFEYVPIPEKGPTTEAATYGSLDSRFSDGPLAAILDGVRPGSDGDWVTDPDAIASQPVHRDPNLDALTYGEHRPAYVAALRDLDPGDVVAFYAGFPGPESEYKHRYLFGYFTVAERPVVLEPDDDLDAKRAVLENHPENAHAKRFAAHGDLYYHDPEFTDRMDPVVIVPGEEPGGLLERAIRLSDSRRGPNYYMDDGVESELSPCRSGADGCHLGGFKPAVRCDVDSEAFLEFVQSATDDVSRVRTTVG
- a CDS encoding 2,3,4,5-tetrahydropyridine-2,6-dicarboxylate N-succinyltransferase, giving the protein MSLEADVSDLWQRKQDGLTAADATDDHLAVLDEFLEALEAGEVRAAEKGSDGWEANEWVKQGILLNFGLRETEARTYGDVTYHDVLPLRETADLNERGTRNTPDGTVIRRGAYVGSDAILMSPAFVNIGAYVGDGTLVDSCDTVGSCAQIGDDVKLGANTLIGGVLEPVEDAPVIVEDGVSLGAGCRVTSGFVVGENSVVGENTLLTPRIPIYDLVEEEVIYGELPPERRAFTRFVESSVSDHDLFDGGAYKPAVVATDVEEQTLEATEREDALRE
- a CDS encoding M20 family metallopeptidase — translated: MSFDVETFHRKAVETASHEDVGEMRDLLVETLEAAGHEPTVDEAGNVLATRGGADDSTADGDDDSTGGRHLVLNTHIDTVPPHVPYGRDGDVVRGRGACDAKGPLAALLSGFLAVEPTDGKLTIAITPDEETVQSGAAHLAKRMADGDLSVDGFVVGEPTGLDVCTAARGQYEGTITITGTAAHAATPESGANAIRAAAPVLQAMETFDEERGPGNHESLGQPTLTPTVVEGGETSNQVPETCEITFDRRPVPPESAEEFRADLEEHLYQWMPTGMDLRVELTPRESPFLGAFATDRDDLLVRQLVDASGGDVRPFGAATEASFFAEHAPTVVFGPGDLADDEGAIAHSEREYVHLSEVEAAAAAVRTALEELV
- the lysA gene encoding diaminopimelate decarboxylase, yielding MTDASPPIRRLADWDHDQLLDIAAEYDTPLYVLDPSRVQENYRRFSAAFLDAHVMYAAKAHTGQAVLSALLEAGADIECAAAGELQRAIQAGADPDTLQYTAVNPPDRDLDYAVDLASDHPGFTITAGARDTFDRLESRGYDGRVAIRINPGIGTGHHEKVATGKDAKFGIPYDEVPEVADDVRERFDLVGIHAHAGSGVLHDDLDDHCRAIAKVAEMGREVAGAGEGLEFVDFGGGFGVPYREDEEPLDMDVVGEKVREAVGDLDAQIKLEPGRYVVADAELILTTVNTVKETPAATVVGVDASLATMIRPAMFDSYHPIRNITAPEREDYPVAIGGPCCTSADVFATDRPVARPEREDVLAIGNCGAYGYELANQFHSQPRPAEVAIDGDDVRVVRRRETMADVTRVEDEAEIGSASAESDR
- a CDS encoding glutamate-cysteine ligase family protein, with product MSSHQSEPIRRSIEVEYWVIDDEGRLVEPGELLDASAGAEEEFVEPLIEIKTTPCETTAELRAELFERVGAVLRRADELDRGLVPLATPVYQDEIPERESERTHIQNAVVGEDFEYVRHCAGTHIHVEQQPGRAIDQLNAFIALDPALALVNSSPYFQGRRLAAGARSKLYRWMAYDDVPHQGRLWTYADDTDEWTRRLERRYEEFLTAATDAGVDRRAIASSFDPESAVWTPVQLREEFGTVEWRSPDTALPGQVVRLADDLAGVVERMRDAEVRIQGDGGRVDGEDIVLPEFDAVIGYVNAAIRDGLADPDLQAYLERMGFDVDAYEPVSPAIDSGRTISPEAARQLRLEQAERLERDVLQADPIRGD
- a CDS encoding phosphoribosyltransferase, encoding MFRDRTDAGDRLADALRERGVEADVVLAIPRGGLPLGRAVADRLDAPLDVVVAKKIGAPHNPELAIGAVAENGALWLNQSLIDDVGVREDYVDDERVAVSEAASEKARRYRQGPPPDLSGKRVVVVDDGVATGATMRACLKHVRDEGPASVVVAVPVGPRDSIEELRAFADEVVVLEIPAAFRAVGAYFRNFDQVSDAEAQSYLH